A DNA window from Sylvia atricapilla isolate bSylAtr1 chromosome 6, bSylAtr1.pri, whole genome shotgun sequence contains the following coding sequences:
- the LARGE2 gene encoding xylosyl- and glucuronyltransferase LARGE2, with protein MSCQHIMVRSWRMKLKLLLATVTLAILLSWLYLFVGSLEYGRFLLLPPCLGEQPSRDVEREALASRVRRVEEENQQLRLQLGQAQAEGSEGSPQWGASAEDRDPPGGERSNHTACPKQRTVHKCELLHVAIVCAGHNASRDVVTLVKSILFHRKNPLHFHFITDSVAHQILQTLFQSWMVPSVHVSFYNADDLKAEVSWIPNKHYSGIYGLMKLTLTKALPSNLSKVIVLDTDITFATDIAELWAVFGKFSEKQVIGLVENQSDWYLGNLWKNHKPWPALGRGFNTGVILLLLDRLRRLGWEQMWRLTAERELMSMLSTSLADQDIFNAVIKQDPSLVYRLPCFWNVQLSDHTRSEQCYTELSDLKVIHWNSPKKLRVKNKHVEFFRNLYLTFLEYDGNLLRRELFGCASLPSPPRDQLQQALEELDEDDPCYDFRQQHLMQHRIHLFFLQYEFLAFPSPTDVTLVAQLSMDRLQMLEAICKHWAGPISLALYMSDAEAQQFLRYAQASEVLSARRNVAYHIVYKEGQFYPINLLRNVALANTQTPYVFLTDIDFLPMYGLYDYLRNSIQQLELPQRKAALIVPAFETLHYRLTFPKSKAELLSMLDMGSLYTFRYHVWPKGHAPTDYAKWRTATVPYRVAWQPDFEPYVVVRRDCPKYDQRFVGFGWNKVSHIMELDAQEYELLVLPNAFMIHMPHAPSFDISKFRLSAGYRGCLQTLREEFHQDLSRRYGAAALKYLTAERSL; from the exons ATGTCCTGCCAGCACATCATGGTGCGCTCTTGGCGCATGAAGCTGAAGTTGCTGCTGGCCACAGTGACCCTGGCCATTCTCCTCTCCTGGCTCTACCTCTTTGTGGGCAGCCTCGAAT ATGGCCGCTTCCTCCTGCTGCCGCCCTGTCTGGGCGAGCAGCCGAGCCGGGACGTGGAGCGGGAGGCGCTGGCCTCACGGGTGCGcagggtggaggaggagaaTCAGCAGCTCCGCCTGCAGCTCGGCCAGGCTCAGGCGGAGGGCAGCGAGGGCAGCCCGCAGTGGGGGGCTTCTGCCGAGGACAGAGACCCCCCTGGGGGCGAGAGGAGCAACCACACGGCCTGCCCCAAGCAGCGGACAGTGCACAAGTGTGAG CTCCTTCATGTCGCGATTGTGTGTGCTGGGCACAATGCCAGCCGGGATGTGGTCACCCTGGTGAAATCCATCCTCTTCCACAG GAAAAACCCCCTCCACTTTCACTTCATAACGGATTCAGTGGCCCACCAGATCCTCCAGACGCTCTTCCAGTCCTGGATGGTGCCTTCTGTCCACGTCAGCTTCTACAATGCCGATGACTTGAAGGCAG AGGTGTCGTGGATCCCCAACAAGCACTACTCCGGCATCTATGGGCTGATGAAGCTGACACTTACCAAGGCACTACCCTCCAACCTCTCCAAGGTCATTGTCTTGGACACAGACATCACCTTTGCCACCGACattgctgagctctgggctgtctTTGGAAAGTTTTCTG AAAAGCAGGTGATTGGGCTGGTGGAGAACCAAAGTGACTGGTACTTAGGCAATCTATGGAAAAACCACAAGCCATGGCCAGCCCTGGGACGTGGCTTCAACACAG GGGtgatcctgctcctgctggaccGCCTGCGTcgcctgggctgggagcagatgtGGCGGCTGACAGCGGAGCGGGAGCTCATGAGCATGCTCTCCACCTCGCTGGCTGATCAG GATATCTTCAACGCGGTGATCAAGCAGGACCCATCCCTGGTGTACCGGCTTCCCTGCTTCTGGAATGTGCAGCTCTCTGATCACACCCGCTCAGAGCAGTGCTACACTGAGCTCTCAGATCTCAAG GTGATCCACTGGAACTCGCCCAAGAAGCTGCGGGTGAAGAATAAGCACGTGGAGTTCTTCCGTAACCTCTACCTGACCTTCTTGGAGTATGATGGGAACCTGCTGCGCAGGGAGCTTTTTGGCTGTGCCAGTCTTCCCAGCCCACCCAGAGACCAG TTGCAGCAGGCGCTGGAGGAGTTGGACGAGGATGATCCCTGCTATGACTTCCGCCAGCAGCACCTCATGCAGCACCGCATCCACCTGTTCTTCCTGCAGTACGAGTTCCTGGCCTTTCCCAGCCCCACCGATGTCACCCTTGTGGCTCAGCTCTCCATGGACAG GTTACAGATGCTGGAGGCCATTTGCAAGCACTGGGCAGGCCCCATCAGCCTGGCGCTGTACATGTCGGATGCCGAGGCGCAGCAGTTCCTGCGCTACGCCCAGGCCTCAGAGGTGCTGAGCGCCCGCCGCAACGTCGCCTACCACATTGTCTACAAGGAGGGGCAGTTCTACCCCATCAACCTCCTGCGCAACGTGGCCTTGGCCAACACGCAGACGCCCTACGTCTTCCTGACGGACATCGACTTCCTGCCGATGTACGGCCTCTACGATTACCTCAG GAACTCCATccaacagctggagctgccccagaggAAGGCAGCTCTCATCGTGCCGGCATTTGAGACCCTGCACTACCGTCTGACCTTTCCCAAatccaaagcagagctgctctccatgCTGGACATGGGCTCCCTCTACACCTTCAG GTACCACGTGTGGCCAAAAGGCCACGCCCCGACAGACTATGCCAAATGGCGGACGGCCACCGTGCCCTACCGCGTGGCGTGGCAGCCAGACTTCGAGCCTTACGTTGTAGTGAGGCGAGACTGCCCCAAGTATGACCAGAGGTTCGTGGGCTTCGGCTGGAACAAAGTCTCCCACATCATGGAGCTGGATGCGCAG gaaTATGAGCTGCTGGTCCTGCCCAATGCCTTCATGATCCACATGCCCCATGCCCCCAGCTTCGACATCTCCAAGTTTCGCCTGAGTGCAGGGTACCGGGGCTGCCTCCAGACGCTGCGGGAGGAGTTCCACCAGGACCTGTCACGGCGATACGGGGCTGCTGCACTCAAATACCTCACTGCTGAGAGAAGCCTGTGA